From the Tachyglossus aculeatus isolate mTacAcu1 chromosome 21, mTacAcu1.pri, whole genome shotgun sequence genome, one window contains:
- the MRM2 gene encoding rRNA methyltransferase 2, mitochondrial isoform X2 encodes MAPLGTICPLLLPRLGGGLFFLSYRKLVSSLVQCRRFHVTVRHGGSKTDAAYRWLSRHLKDPFVKATRENNYRCRSAFKLLEINEKHQILRPGLRVLDCGAAPGAWSQVAIKMVNAAGTDPESPAGFVLGVDLLHIFPLQGATFLCPADVTDSGICKRIQELLPERKADVILSDMAPNATGIKELDHQKLIGMCLSLLDLSSSILIPGGALLCKLWDGGQKHLLQSRLVQQFQEVRVIKPQASRKESSEMYFLAKFYQGAKRSSKV; translated from the exons ATGGCCCC CCTTGGAACGATCTGTCCTCTTCTCCTACCCCGTCTTGGAGGTGGCCTTTTTTTCCTGAG CTATCGGAAACTAGtgagcagcttggttcagtgtcGAAGATTTCACGTCACAGTAAGGCACGGCGGGAGCAAAACTGACGCAGCGTACCGATGGTTGTCACGACACCTGAAGGATCCTTTCGTGAAAGCCACACGAGAAAACAATTACCGCTGCCGAAGTGCTTTCAAACTCTTGGAGATCAATGAAAAGCACCAGATTCTTAGGCCTGGGCTCCGGGTATTGGACTGCGGCGCTGCCCCGGGAGCGTGGAGTCAAGTTGCCATCAAGATGGTCAATGCCGCCGGCACTG ATCCAGAATCGCCAGCTGGCTTTGTACTTGGAGTAGATCTTCTTCACATATTCCCGCTACAGGGAGCGACTTTTCTGTGCCCTGCCGATGTTACAGACTCCGGGATCTGCAAGAGAATCCAAGAGCTGCTTCCCGAACGGAAGGCCGACGTGATCTTGAGTGACATGGCACCCAATGCCACTGGGATAAAAGAGCTTGATCACCAGAAGCTCATCGGCATGTGCCTATCTCTTCTGGATTTGTCGTCAAGCATTCTGATTCCGGGGGGAGCGTTGCTATGTAAACTTTGGGACGGAGGCCAAAAACATCTCTTACAAAGTAGACTGGTGCAGCAGTTCCAGGAGGTGAGGGTTATAAAACCTCAGGCCAGTAGGAAAGAATCCTCAGAGATGTATTTTTTGGCAAAATTCTACCAAGGGGCTAAACGATCTTCAAAAGTGTGA
- the MRM2 gene encoding rRNA methyltransferase 2, mitochondrial isoform X1, whose protein sequence is MKISLGTICPLLLPRLGGGLFFLSYRKLVSSLVQCRRFHVTVRHGGSKTDAAYRWLSRHLKDPFVKATRENNYRCRSAFKLLEINEKHQILRPGLRVLDCGAAPGAWSQVAIKMVNAAGTDPESPAGFVLGVDLLHIFPLQGATFLCPADVTDSGICKRIQELLPERKADVILSDMAPNATGIKELDHQKLIGMCLSLLDLSSSILIPGGALLCKLWDGGQKHLLQSRLVQQFQEVRVIKPQASRKESSEMYFLAKFYQGAKRSSKV, encoded by the exons ATGAAAATCAGCCTTGGAACGATCTGTCCTCTTCTCCTACCCCGTCTTGGAGGTGGCCTTTTTTTCCTGAG CTATCGGAAACTAGtgagcagcttggttcagtgtcGAAGATTTCACGTCACAGTAAGGCACGGCGGGAGCAAAACTGACGCAGCGTACCGATGGTTGTCACGACACCTGAAGGATCCTTTCGTGAAAGCCACACGAGAAAACAATTACCGCTGCCGAAGTGCTTTCAAACTCTTGGAGATCAATGAAAAGCACCAGATTCTTAGGCCTGGGCTCCGGGTATTGGACTGCGGCGCTGCCCCGGGAGCGTGGAGTCAAGTTGCCATCAAGATGGTCAATGCCGCCGGCACTG ATCCAGAATCGCCAGCTGGCTTTGTACTTGGAGTAGATCTTCTTCACATATTCCCGCTACAGGGAGCGACTTTTCTGTGCCCTGCCGATGTTACAGACTCCGGGATCTGCAAGAGAATCCAAGAGCTGCTTCCCGAACGGAAGGCCGACGTGATCTTGAGTGACATGGCACCCAATGCCACTGGGATAAAAGAGCTTGATCACCAGAAGCTCATCGGCATGTGCCTATCTCTTCTGGATTTGTCGTCAAGCATTCTGATTCCGGGGGGAGCGTTGCTATGTAAACTTTGGGACGGAGGCCAAAAACATCTCTTACAAAGTAGACTGGTGCAGCAGTTCCAGGAGGTGAGGGTTATAAAACCTCAGGCCAGTAGGAAAGAATCCTCAGAGATGTATTTTTTGGCAAAATTCTACCAAGGGGCTAAACGATCTTCAAAAGTGTGA